From Fusarium fujikuroi IMI 58289 draft genome, chromosome FFUJ_chr07, a single genomic window includes:
- a CDS encoding probable S3 ribosomal protein translates to MAHPGSQISKRRKFVADGVFYAELNEFFQRELAEEGYSGVEVRVTPTVTDIIIRATHTQEVLGEQGRRIRELTSLIQKRFKFPENSVSLYAAKVQNRGLSAVAQCESLRYKLLNGLAVRRACYGVLRFIMESGAKGCEVVVSGKLRAARAKSMKFTDGFMIHSGQPAKDFIDHATRHVLLRQGVLGIKVKIMRGSDPEGKAGPQKTLPDAVTIIEPKEEQAVLQPVSQDYGAKAAQAAQAAQDARVAEEEGGDEVQAVEQ, encoded by the coding sequence GAAAGTTCGTCGCCGACGGTGTCTTCTACGCCGAGCTCAACGAGTTCTTCCAGCGTGAGCTCGCTGAGGAGGGCTACTCCGGCGTCGAGGTCCGCGTTACCCCCACCGTCaccgatatcatcatccgaGCCACCCACACCCAGGAGGTTCTCGGCGAGCAGGGCCGCCGCATTCGCGAGCTCACCTCGCTCATTCAGAAGCGATTCAAGTTCCCCGAGAACTCCGTCTCCCTCTACGCCGCCAAGGTCCAGAACCGTGGTCTCTCAGCCGTCGCTCAGTGCGAGTCCCTCCGATACAAGCTTCTGAACGGTCTCGCCGTCCGACGTGCTTGCTATGGTGTCCTCCGCTTCATCATGGAGTCCGGTGCCAAGGGTTGCGAGGTTGTCGTCTCCGGTAAGCTCCGTGCTGCCCGTGCCAAGTCCATGAAGTTCACCGACGGCTTCATGATTCACTCTGGTCAGCCCGCCAAGGACTTCATCGATCACGCTACCCGCCATGTTCTCCTCCGACAGGGTGTCCTGGGTATCAAGGTTAAGATCATGCGCGGCTCTGACCCTGAGGGCAAGGCCGGTCCCCAAAAGACTCTCCCTGACGCCGTTACCATTATCGAGCCTaaggaggagcaggctgTCCTCCAGCCTGTCAGCCAGGACTACGGCGCTAAGGCCGCCCAAGCCGCTCAGGCTGCTCAGGATGCTcgtgttgctgaggaggagggtggtgatgaggtcCAGGCTGTTGAGCAATAG